The following nucleotide sequence is from Cicer arietinum cultivar CDC Frontier isolate Library 1 chromosome 2, Cicar.CDCFrontier_v2.0, whole genome shotgun sequence.
ctgtattaacctcagcaggtgtctcctcaccgtgagtctcagggttaactagggggtttgggttaggttcatccgtagcttgtcgaccaatctctgcgacgtcttcaaatgacagtttgatgccgaggtgtgtctgaatctcatccacattttgaacaactgagttcaaggaggcttgcatagtccttaaacttgcttctactctggactgaaattccaacactttggcattgtgtgccatctgagcttcaatgaattccaaaattctgttcacaaaatcaggagtagcagattcagtaactggtggaggctgagactgaggttgaggttggggctggacagggtcagcagctgcttgaggtcttatccatttaccatgtaatcgcttcagttgcatctgattcactatcgattcaccaaacaccaatgtcgttttagcagattcctcatttccaaatgagaccttgaagtgtttgagaattttagttatcaactgtggataaggcagcatcagcttgctttgagatgcttccaacatgtgccttagcacaatccaacaccagctcatccttaactctttggataagccccacaacagtatgatgtccaacttctggactactgcgtgatttcccgatcgtggaaccagcatacgcgtcaaagcatacatcaacatcctctgttgaaccttcatctgaccaatgggcagtgaaatcgattcaacaaacccatcgaccatcaggtctttaactgcggtatgcctatcaagtgtttcttcccaaccttcatcggcagtgtcggcttctgtgctgccatcaatagatttgccgtagaaaggcaatccagataaagttgagaaatcatcaaaagtcattgtaattctttttcccttaactgaagcagtaaaaccttcttcagtcatcttgaatgtagaataaaactccctgatcagccttggatagctgtcgagtgtagaagacagaaaactttccaatccatgaaacctgaggtggttctgaaaagtaaattccacaacatcaaaatattcaaaatccatggttctagcttcatgaattttcctcccaggcatggatagattcatgagcaattaatcatacaactaaaaatgaggattttcactgagccaNNNNNNNNNNNNNNNNNNNNNNNNNNNNNNNNNNNNNNNNNNNNNNNNNNNNNNNNNNNNNNNNNNNNNNNNNNNNNNNNNNNNNNNNNNNNNNNNNNNNNNNNNNNNNNNNNNNNNNNNNNNNNNNNNNNNNNNNNNNNNNNNNNNNNNNNNNNNNNNNNNNNNNNNNNNNNNNNNNNNNNNNNNNNNNNNNNNNNNNNNNNNNNNNNNNNNNNNNNNNNNNNNNNNNNNNNNNNNNNNNNNNNNNNNNNNNNNNNNNNNNNNNNNNNNNNNNNNNNNNNNNNNNNNNNNNNNNNNNNNNNNNNNNNNNNNNNNNNNNNNNNNNNNNNNNNNNNNNNNNNNNNNNNNNNNNNNNNNNNNNNNNNNNNNNNNNNNNNNNNNNNNNNNNNNNNNNNNNNNNNNNNNNNNNNNNNNNNNNNNNNNNNNNNNNNNNNNNNNNNNNNNNNNNNNNNNNNNNNNNNNNNNNNNNNNNNNNNNNNNNNNNNNNNNNNNNNNNNNNNatgaacattgttgaattgttaattatgtcgaaattaggaatcaaaggatcaaaatccaacagatTTGACCTcctgaaaacaagaaaaatagCAGCACAACACACGACTACTTGTCAGGTATGAGACTTCTTGAAGACCCAAACAAAGtagaatatttaatatataattttcaagaGTTTAATTGTCATTCGGAGTAAAATGTTTTACACTATCACCACTTCACAACATTCATAGACACGACTTTAAAAGGAATTATAATAAAAgaacatttttaatgatttagcaattgtgattgattgattGCTAAAAAATTCATTACGCTGCATGTAGATTTGTTTAcgttaaaatacatttttgaccatcaagttttaaaattagTCTTTTGATCTCctaatttgaaaattataattttaaccCTTTTGTGAACTATGTtttcttttattcattttattttttaatttatttttaaaattgtcaactatgtttattgttattttaaataaacgCATAATAAAATAGGGTTCCAAAATTGTCACATTGGAAAAATTGACAGGTCAAAAAAAGTGTCTTTTtactcttttaaaattattgtaattttttgtacCTTTAAAAgaggtaaaaatatattttttacccacaaatttcaaaatagagGAATATTGACACcctaattcattatttatttatttaaattaataataaaaacaaaaataaaaatttttaaaaaaaaagtgacaatattaaaaaaaataagtttataattttaaaaaatatggttggcaatttaaataaaaaataaaaaaataaatgattgacaatttataaataaaaaaaacttatatatttcacataattataacaaaaatgtCATGTTAGCGTTGATTAAGTTAAAGTTAAGAGGGAGGGAccaattatttacaaaataaattaaaattaaagggattaaaattataattttaaaacttgaGAGCCAACATtacattttagtttattttgctgaaaatatttaaactaaaatttttagTGAAAGTGAAAATCTACAGAGTCCCAATCAGAGACAACCTTTGTGACTTTGTTTCAtgttcctctctctctctctctcttcatcttcttccaacAACAAGTTCCAATCCTAAATCaactctttttctttcaactcttTCTTCAATGGTTGTTCTAGAAGCTTCCAAGGTAACTCTTCCAACACCGTCTTCTCTCTCTTCACCATCTTCTTTCTCTTCCATTCTCTTTGAACCCACTTCNNNNNNNNNNNNNNNNNNNNNNNNNNNNNNNNNNNNNNNNNNNNNNNNNNNNNNNNNNNNNNNNNNNNNNNNNNNNNNNNNNNNNNNNNNNNNNNNNNNNNNNNNNNNNCTCCAactcttcattttctcttttctcttctttctcaCCTCTCTCTCCTAATTCCTCTCTTCAATTTCCACAAACCCTAATCTCTTCCCCTTCTTCTTGCTCCACTTTTCTACTTCTTCAATCCCCAAATTCATCAAACCCTAACTCCGTTATTTTCATCGTTTGTGGACCCCACCGTTCCGGTTCTCAAATTCTCCTCCGATTCTACCTTCTCAATAGTAAAACCAACGCTTTTTCCAGGGTTACTCGTGTTTCATGTGGGTCCCACAGAGAATTTCTTCGGTTTGAACGTGAATTGGGGGTTTTGATTGATGCTAAACATGGGGTTTCTGTTAAGGTTGTTGGTTCTGTTAATTATTTCGCGGTTTATTCGGTTTCGAGCTTTAAAGTTTGGCTTTTTGCTGTTAAGATGGTGGAGGAGGATGATGGTGGTGGTGGAGGTGGATTGAAATTGATGAAGTGTGCTGTGATTCGGTGTTCGAGGCCGGTTTGGTCTTTGAGTATTTCGTTTGGGTTTTTGGTACTTGGAGAAGAGAACGGGGTTAGGGTTTTTGCGCTGAGGAGGTTGGTGAAAGGAAAAGTGATTGTTAGGAGAGTTGGGAATTCAAATTCGAAATTGAGTTTGAAGCAATTGCCTAATGGTGATCATCATGGGAGGTATGGAGGTGACCGAGGAGCGAAATGCCGCGGTGGCAGTGGTGGCGTTGATGGGGTCCTGGATACAACTTGCAATGGTGGATTGGAGTGGAAGATTGAAAAACATGGAGTTTCTGGTAGGTACTTAGTTAactttttggtatatttttgtAAGCAAGTTTTGATTTTAGTAGAATGATGGGTGAAAATTAAATGCCGCGTTTATTGGTGTTGAATATGGTCTATATAGCTTTTGATATAAATATTATGGATTGGTATTGATGatcacattttcaattttagggGATGAAGTCCTTGGTGGATTTTTGTTCAATAAcaataatgaaaatgaaaagaaaaatgttgtttttattGGTTTTGAATATGATCTATTTGGCTTTTGATATAATGATGTTTGTtgtgatataattttttattaatttttattagagtTTGGTTACTAGCATGTTATATGGTTACATGTTGCTTGTTTCCATTGAAGTATGGATATTGACCTCAGATATTTTTGAGTTGGAATTTAGAATTTTGCCTGTCTAATTTACTTTCTTGTCTTTATTCATTAATTTGGTAGGTGTCTCTTGGTAACTGCTATTTTAAGAGTTAGTTAGTTGTAAGAGTTAGTTGTTGATTAATTGGCTAGGTTGTTAGATGAAATGCAGCATGTTGCCTATAAATAAGAGGATGGGTTCCGTTGCGAGGGAGAGTGGCATGTCATTTCAGAGGGAATTAGGGTCTTTGGGATAGGGATGCGCCAATCTTCGAAATTTTGCAACTTCGTAGCTGTATTTTGGGAAGATTTTCCCTTTTCTTTCTAATAGAGTACCAGGTTCATAACATTGTCATTGTTAACAGTAGTTAATGCAAAATGATGGTTGATACTGCCAGCCTGAATGTATTAAAGCATGGCGTGTTTTGGCCTACTCTTTAGTCTTACTGTCTGGCCAAATATGATCATTTACAGATTTATATGTGATTTCTTCTAACTGTCCTCCActcatttgtttgatttcaagATGTCTTAGATGGTAAATAACTAAACATTAAGAACGGGTCTTTAACCGCAGGGTgtattttttgtatttcttttatGACAATTGGAATATCTAGCTAGCTGACTGGacatctactttttttttttaaatctcccTAAATTTTCCTACATGGTAGTTCCGTAGGGATCTGGTAATCTGAATACTTTTTTCGATGCATAATTGCGGTTTGTTTCCTCTATTCCTCAATATATtatctaatttatgtatttttacaCTCAGCGAAGCAGGCAAGTGTTAAACTTAAACATGACAACAGAGATGGGGGTGCATGTTTTTTGGCATTGAAGGGAAACGGGGTTGAAACAAAGTCCATGTCAAATGTATCCAAATCTCTGAAGGCTATTTCCATTCAAGCTCTGTCACAGAAGATGTTTCTGATCTTGGACTCCCATGGGGATTTACATTTGCTATGCCTCTACAATTCTGGCCTTGGAGTAGATATCGCCGGTCATGTGAAGCAACTGCCTCGTGTTTTGAAAGTAAAAAGTTTGGCAGTTCATCCTGATGTATCCACAAGTAAGTCTCTCACATTCTGTCTTGTTTTATATTTCCAACGACTTACTTTGTGTACGCTTTCTcagaggaaaaaattattttgaaagggGCAAAACTGGCAAAACATTCAATAATTAGTTGGGGTTGAAATATTCCGCTTTAACGCTTCCATCAGTTATAGTATGGTAATTATTGTCATGTCTGTGCTTGTTAGATAAAACCATTCATGTGCTTTCATGCAGTAACTTAAACTTTTGTGAAAGTTGGTTTATGATATGATATGGTATATCAAAGCATCTATGACACAATGATTCAGAGTCTTAATCCTTGTTTGTTACCCCCATTCTTTTAAATAAGAGTTAAGATTTAGTAGAAGGTTCGGTGGGCCTGTGTGTTGCTTCAATTCAATTCAAGTTAAAAGAAATCTTGTGTTAGCGGGTGTGTTGGATATAAAACCATTTATGTGCTTTCACCTGTCAGTTTACACTTTGGGATAGTCGGTACACAATAGtatttcaatattaaaataagatatcaGTCAACTAGGATTACAACTGTATAAAATAGCTGTTAATCGGTTCTATAATTAGTTCTGGTTTGCACCTCATCAGCCTTAGTTATTTGTAATCACACTATAAATATCAGACCATTGTGCAGCCTAGGGACACAATTTCTCCAAATCATTCCCTTTAAAGATGAATGGCACTTGGGAAGGCTGAAATTCTAGTTCTCTTCTTTTATCACCATTTTTTCATAAGCATCAGATTAACATACTGGTTAAATGTTACAAACTGCAGTGAATTGTGCTTGGTCTCTATTGTTTTCTCGAGCATGTTGTTAAAgtatttactttatttgaatGATTTGTTACTTGTCAGTTAGTGAAAGACCCAATATAGTTACTCATGTTTCTGTCCTACCCTTTTCAATAGTTAACTGGTTTAATATGAACTGGCCACTGTGCTTTTCTTGTGCATGCTAACCTACTTGTCTTATAAGATGCACTGGTGTTTTTTTAAGTTCATTGGTATACGGCGAGTTTGACATTGCTGTGAATTTCTTGTCAATAATTCATAGTTTCACTTCATTTTCATGTTTTGGAGATGTGTTTGTAACAAttggtttgaattttttttaagatcaTTGGTATAAGACGAGTTTGACATTGCTGTGAATTTCTTGTCAATGATTCATGGTTTCACTTTGTTTTCATGTTTTGGAGATGTGTTTGTAACAATTGGTGTGGATTGATAGTTACCTTGAAGCAAAAGGAGTTTGAACTTTGAAAACTGATTCATTTGTGGTCGAAAAGGTTGACTTGAcatgtaattaaaattttcttattatCTTGCAGTATCTCAGACTATCTGGACATCAGATGGATGCCATTCTGTGCACATGTTCACAATGGACGTTGAAAATGCTTCAAATGAAGCAGATGGAAATGACGGTGATGAAAAGCTTATGCATCTCCCAGGTTTACAAACATTTGTTTACATTATTTGTGAAATTATTTAGTAAACCCTAATTCTAGAAGTTGCTGTCCTTTTGTCTAATTTATATGGAGGAGTGTGAAATAGACATAGTTTCTGCTAGTAATTAAGTCACATTGAAGCTCAATttgtcaacaaaataaaaattatcggGAAcaacagcaaaaaaaaaaaagagatatttgaagggacaaaaagaaaatttaagttTTGTACGCTTTCAAGCATATATGTATTAACATATTCATGATTTATAATATCGCTACACTTTTAGAAATCAAAGTAAAATTTGAAGTCAATAATTCCATTGCTTCAATTTTGTACTTGCAATTCAACTTTTGCATGTTGTCACTGCTTATCTcttgtaaataaaaattgagtggTTACTTTGAAAAATGATAGGCATAGCATTTTTTCTCAGTGTTGGagttctattattttattacatactttacattcttttttatactggcatttcaaatttttttgttttgaataacATATCAATTCTATTATACCATGGAAAGTGTTTATTGCATTTTCATCAAACTTTCCATCTATTGTTGAATAAATTGTTGCCAAAATGCCTTTTCGGTGCTTCTATCTCTTTTCTCAATTTTCTTCATAGTCTTAAGTAACTTTTCTCTTTCCAGTTACTCAAGTTCTTTTCTCCAGTGAGAAGATCCAAGATGTCATTTCTATAGCTTCCAATTCCATTCTGATTCTTGGACAAGGTAATATTAAGTTTTCTTTCCATGTGTAACTTTATGTTCAATTCGACATTCTTACGTATTTTCTTTCACTTCCTCTGGCAAACCATAacaaaatagaaaggaaagggctaaa
It contains:
- the LOC101498738 gene encoding uncharacterized protein, whose protein sequence is MVEEDDGGGGGGLKLMKCAVIRCSRPVWSLSISFGFLVLGEENGVRVFALRRLVKGKVIVRRVGNSNSKLSLKQLPNGDHHGRYGGDRGAKCRGGSGGVDGVLDTTCNGGLEWKIEKHGVSAKQASVKLKHDNRDGGACFLALKGNGVETKSMSNVSKSLKAISIQALSQKMFLILDSHGDLHLLCLYNSGLGVDIAGHVKQLPRVLKVKSLAVHPDVSTISQTIWTSDGCHSVHMFTMDVENASNEADGNDGDEKLMHLPVTQVLFSSEKIQDVISIASNSILILGQGSLYAYAIS